A genomic segment from Anas platyrhynchos isolate ZD024472 breed Pekin duck chromosome 5, IASCAAS_PekinDuck_T2T, whole genome shotgun sequence encodes:
- the CD5 gene encoding T-cell surface glycoprotein CD5 isoform X1 yields the protein MAAWPPALRLLLALGAWAICSHRGAALDNKAPLLRLTGGSCRCAGKLEVYTEKGRSPVCGDMKSQEAASICQQLSCGPLIATSHLAMDSNREARVQAMRCTWMGTWERCRWMPANCSNHATFICSEPAPTTTKPPTMPPTTSPEPTGPPRLRLVDGNFSCSGFVELHVRGRWGAVASNPGNWMELGARICSTLGCGSLIGGPTAPQPSQLLVKWEAVEPCRSPQPIDCFNRTRAERGRAPAFLTCSGSQPQAVRRLAGGPTPCEGDIEVFQQGRWQVLCDHRALRNERGRQLCRELRCGNLSSSTELREPPAMGVSCDVRHLHLCPDSPRSLRSCSRTRVVCQDSKPHPAGVPAGTVASICLALLLFGILLLICGPPAYRWLMKKISKKKQRQWIGPTGLNQNVSFHRNSTVTLRPRADGQRAQGGDNDYAQPPQKSSHLTAYAALEGAARSSNPPDNSSDSDYDLQSARRL from the exons ATGGCAGCCTGGCCGCCCGCCCTGCGCCTGCTGCTCGCGCTGGGGGCATGGG CAATCTGCAGCCACAGAGGAGCGGCCCTGGACAATAAAG cccccctcCTGCGGCTCACCGGTGGCAGCTGCCGCTGCGCCGGGAAGCTGGAGGTGTACACGGAGAAAGGCCGGAGCCCCGTTTGCGGGGACATGAAGAGCCAAGAAGCAGCCAgcatctgccagcagctgagctgtggcCCCCTCATTGCCACCAGCCACTTGGCGATGGACAGCAACAGGGAGGCACGGGTGCAGGCGATGCGCTGCACTTGGATGGGCACCTGGGAGAGGTGCCGCTGGATGCCAGCTAACTGCAGCAACCACGCCACCTTTATCTGCAGTG AGCCAGcacccaccaccaccaagcCTCCTACTATGCCACCGACCACCAGCCCGGAGCCCACCG GCCCCCCCAGGCTGCGGCTGGTGGACGGCAACTTCAGCTGCTCAGGCTTCGTGGAGCTCCACGTGCGGGGGCGCTGGGGGGCCGTGGCGAGCAACCCGGGCAACTGGATGGAGCTGGGTGCCCGCATCTGCAGCACGCTTGGCTGCGGCAGCCTCATCGGTGGCCCCAcggccccgcagcccagccAGCTCCTCGTGAAGTGGGAGGCGGTGGAGCCGtgcaggagcccccagcccatcGACTGCTTCAACAGGACCCGGGCCGAACGCGGGAGAGCACCCGCCTTCCTCACCTGCTCAg GTTCCCAGCCGCAGGCGGTGCGGAGGCTGGCGGGCGGCCCCACGCCCTGCGAGGGGGACATCGAGGTGTTCCAGCAGGGCCGCTGGCAGGTGCTGTGCGACCACCGGGCGCTGCGCAACGAGCGGGGCCGGCagctgtgcagggagctgcgCTGCGGGAACCTCTCCTCCAGCACCGAGCTCCGggagccccctgccatgggggTCAGCTGCGACGTCCGCCACCTGCACCTCTGCCCGGACAGCCCCCGCTCGCTGCGCTCCTGCTCCCGCACCCGAGTCGTGT GCCAGGACTCGAAGCCGCATCCCGCCGGCGTACCAGCGGGCACGGTGGCAAGCATctgcctggccctgctcctCTTTGGCATCCTCCTGCTCATCTGCGGCCCTCCCGCCTACAGGTGGCTGATGAAGAAAA TCTCCAAGAAGAAGCAGCGGCAGTGGATCGGCCCCACGGGGCTCAACCAGAACG TCTCCTTCCACCGCAACAGCACCGTCACCCTGAGGCCGCGGGCAGATGGGCAGAGGGCGCAGGGGGGGGACAACGACTACGCGCAGCCCCCCCAGAAGAGCTCCCACCTGACGGCGTACGCAG CCCTGGAAGGCGCAGCCCGATCCTCCAACCCTCCGGACAACTCCTCTGACAGCGACTACGACCTGCAGTCGGCCCGCAGGCTGTGA
- the CD5 gene encoding T-cell surface glycoprotein CD5 isoform X2, translating into MAAWPPALRLLLALGAWAICSHRGAALDNKAPLLRLTGGSCRCAGKLEVYTEKGRSPVCGDMKSQEAASICQQLSCGPLIATSHLAMDSNREARVQAMRCTWMGTWERCRWMPANCSNHATFICSAPTTTKPPTMPPTTSPEPTGPPRLRLVDGNFSCSGFVELHVRGRWGAVASNPGNWMELGARICSTLGCGSLIGGPTAPQPSQLLVKWEAVEPCRSPQPIDCFNRTRAERGRAPAFLTCSGSQPQAVRRLAGGPTPCEGDIEVFQQGRWQVLCDHRALRNERGRQLCRELRCGNLSSSTELREPPAMGVSCDVRHLHLCPDSPRSLRSCSRTRVVCQDSKPHPAGVPAGTVASICLALLLFGILLLICGPPAYRWLMKKISKKKQRQWIGPTGLNQNVSFHRNSTVTLRPRADGQRAQGGDNDYAQPPQKSSHLTAYAALEGAARSSNPPDNSSDSDYDLQSARRL; encoded by the exons ATGGCAGCCTGGCCGCCCGCCCTGCGCCTGCTGCTCGCGCTGGGGGCATGGG CAATCTGCAGCCACAGAGGAGCGGCCCTGGACAATAAAG cccccctcCTGCGGCTCACCGGTGGCAGCTGCCGCTGCGCCGGGAAGCTGGAGGTGTACACGGAGAAAGGCCGGAGCCCCGTTTGCGGGGACATGAAGAGCCAAGAAGCAGCCAgcatctgccagcagctgagctgtggcCCCCTCATTGCCACCAGCCACTTGGCGATGGACAGCAACAGGGAGGCACGGGTGCAGGCGATGCGCTGCACTTGGATGGGCACCTGGGAGAGGTGCCGCTGGATGCCAGCTAACTGCAGCAACCACGCCACCTTTATCTGCAGTG cacccaccaccaccaagcCTCCTACTATGCCACCGACCACCAGCCCGGAGCCCACCG GCCCCCCCAGGCTGCGGCTGGTGGACGGCAACTTCAGCTGCTCAGGCTTCGTGGAGCTCCACGTGCGGGGGCGCTGGGGGGCCGTGGCGAGCAACCCGGGCAACTGGATGGAGCTGGGTGCCCGCATCTGCAGCACGCTTGGCTGCGGCAGCCTCATCGGTGGCCCCAcggccccgcagcccagccAGCTCCTCGTGAAGTGGGAGGCGGTGGAGCCGtgcaggagcccccagcccatcGACTGCTTCAACAGGACCCGGGCCGAACGCGGGAGAGCACCCGCCTTCCTCACCTGCTCAg GTTCCCAGCCGCAGGCGGTGCGGAGGCTGGCGGGCGGCCCCACGCCCTGCGAGGGGGACATCGAGGTGTTCCAGCAGGGCCGCTGGCAGGTGCTGTGCGACCACCGGGCGCTGCGCAACGAGCGGGGCCGGCagctgtgcagggagctgcgCTGCGGGAACCTCTCCTCCAGCACCGAGCTCCGggagccccctgccatgggggTCAGCTGCGACGTCCGCCACCTGCACCTCTGCCCGGACAGCCCCCGCTCGCTGCGCTCCTGCTCCCGCACCCGAGTCGTGT GCCAGGACTCGAAGCCGCATCCCGCCGGCGTACCAGCGGGCACGGTGGCAAGCATctgcctggccctgctcctCTTTGGCATCCTCCTGCTCATCTGCGGCCCTCCCGCCTACAGGTGGCTGATGAAGAAAA TCTCCAAGAAGAAGCAGCGGCAGTGGATCGGCCCCACGGGGCTCAACCAGAACG TCTCCTTCCACCGCAACAGCACCGTCACCCTGAGGCCGCGGGCAGATGGGCAGAGGGCGCAGGGGGGGGACAACGACTACGCGCAGCCCCCCCAGAAGAGCTCCCACCTGACGGCGTACGCAG CCCTGGAAGGCGCAGCCCGATCCTCCAACCCTCCGGACAACTCCTCTGACAGCGACTACGACCTGCAGTCGGCCCGCAGGCTGTGA